The following proteins are encoded in a genomic region of Candida albicans SC5314 chromosome 4, complete sequence:
- the FAV1 gene encoding Fav1p (Protein with weak similarity to S. cerevisiae Fus2p; induced by alpha pheromone mating factor in MTLa/MTLa opaque cells), with amino-acid sequence MNVDFIQYKTKSNIKGNNNYDDGNLTDDENDTNSNTTISTSISTSTKEVKNTGQVHHQLYTTTSNPVGSLESTTCPSLATTSSDNTSSSDHNYLSASESTSVPPNTATNNNNPPPNWLKVNPPPKLTSLPIDIPLQIKEVAPGESSFSSSDSDECRNSYPNTLNYNQPANFAMIYNNAQLKRQQQSILLNQKQQQQQQQQQEQEQQQQQRQQQQQAMLLSPARDYNSLRYIANKKVDSPMSDEFFFQDNYPSDVKFQYQQSIIEFLNYIIGKYKEMEQGINSYMDWWNVYAFKRQTLDNMIHIAQGFKAMIISILKQLSVNSGIIKNGSQSKNEAFKQRSLDPSYINNNTTDSDDDDLINYNVFQFVYNCSIENVNIGNLINCSLFTNTFKFNLLSYYYKLNYLLINVKDQKNWLVIPMEIWYKLPSFIKIINDNLTKINKPMTRDLEITLVKLNSITCKFPTVDNLKKTDPIGSWHDFEKINRLLTEKFPDYTEHGHVQEFPDYMPRPLSSSNDIKIIHMKRVAAPPRRIESGSVPIKNITNSNNNNDNNGRGNNNSQQEKLGRATSLKRSISKIVKRSLSTNDANNKEREEIPNQSPAVKLETNTPKHQPQRHQSLQEHLRNQQSMKTPKREDLMSSKPPNTQRPLPQPSIKPTIARYRSVNGKKASIKKVDNSAIQYQLDCLMQFRKRLFQIGPQLLDFLNLQLNYCKSWESLIDEQQQQQNRNTFATNDPYIKSIYQSFHEKLLNQIEFTKSTIILHIADRLIIPIDECLKLCDQGKGDPINVNKFMELIVAQYNKLYRQWLEGIIGPNSIKEYQDLCNKIGKPNGEDIIQYYNQLTRLKSLVM; translated from the coding sequence ATGAATGTTGATTTCATACAATATAAAACCAAATCCAATATCAAAGGCAACAATAATTACGACGACGGTAATCTCACTGACGACGAAAACGATACCAATAGTAACACCACAATCAGTACCAGTATAAGTACTAGTACCAAAGAAGTTAAAAACACCGGCCAAGTCCATCATCAGTTATACACCACAACTAGTAATCCAGTAGGGTCTTTAGAATCAACTACTTGCCCATCCTTAGCAACCACATCTTCAGATAATACCAGTAGCTCAGATCACAACTATTTATCTGCATCTGAACTGACCCTGGTACCCCCAAATACGGCcactaacaacaataatccACCCCCAAATTGGTTGAAAGTTAACCCACCTCCAAAGCTAACATCATTACCCATAGATATTCCATTACAGATTAAAGAAGTTGCTCCTGGGGAATCATCATTTAGTTCAAGCGATTCAGACGAGTGTAGGAATAGTTATCCGAACACTCTCAATTATAATCAACCAGCCAATTTTGCTatgatttataataatgCTCAATTAAAACGTCAACAGCAGAgtattttattaaatcagaaacaacagcagcaacagcaacagcaacaagaacaagaacagcagcaacagcagcgtcaacaacagcaacaagCAATGTTATTATCACCAGCTAGAGATTATAATAGTCTTAGATATATTGCTAATAAAAAAGTTGATTCACCCATGTCAGatgagtttttttttcaggaTAATTATCCTCTGGATGTGAAATtccaatatcaacaaagtattattgaatttttaaattatatcaTTGGCAAATATAAGGAGATGGAACAAGGGATAAACTCGTATATGGATTGGTGGAATGTTTATGCATTCAAAAGACAAACGTTAGACAACATGATCCATATTGCTCAAGGGTTTAAAGCAATGATTATCAGTATTTTGAAACAGTTGAGCGTTAATAGTGGgataattaaaaatggtTCACAGAGTAAAAATGAGGCTTTCAAACAAAGGTCTTTGGATCCTTCTTacatcaataacaacacTACTgatagtgatgatgatgatttaataaattataatgtgttccaatttgtttataattgttcgattgaaaatgttaatattggaaatttaatcaattgttcattATTTACCAATacattcaaattcaatttattgagttattattacaagTTGAATTATCTTTTGATCAATGTTAAagaccaaaaaaattggttagTGATCCCTATGGAAATATGGTATAAGTTGCCTTcgtttattaaaattattaatgataatttaactaaaattaataaaccaATGACGAGAGATTTAGAAATCACTTTggtaaaattgaattcaattacTTGTAAATTCCCCACcgttgataatttgaaaaaaactGATCCTATAGGATCATGGcatgattttgaaaaaattaatcgTTTGTTGACGGAAAAGTTTCCTGATTATACAGAACATGGTCATGTTCAAGAATTCCCTGATTATATGCCTCGTCcgttatcatcatcaaatgataTTAAAATCATTCATATGAAAAGAGTTGCTGCACCACCAAGACGAATTGAAAGTGGCTCGGtaccaattaaaaatatcaccaacagcaataacaataatgacaACAACGGCAGAGGCAATAACAATTCACAGCAGGAAAAACTAGGCCGAGCAACATCTTTGAAAAGATCAATAAGTAAAATCGTTAAACGAAGCTTGTCAACTAACGATGCAAACAACAAGGAGAGAGAAGAAATTCCGAATCAGAGTCCAGCAGTTAAGTTAGAAACAAATACCCCTAAGCATCAACCACAAAGACATCAATCATTACAAGAGCATTTGAGAAATCAGCAGCTGATGAAAACTCCTAAGCGAGAAGACTTGATGCTGTCGAAGCCGCCTAATACACAACGTCCGTTACCTCAACCAAGTATTAAACCAACAATTGCTCGATATCGATCAGTCAATGGTAAAAAGGCATCCATTAAAAAAGTTGACAATTCAGCTATTCAATATCAGTTGGATTGTTTAATGCAGTTTCGTAAAcgattatttcaaattggtcctcaattattggattttttgaacttacaattaaattattgtaAATCATGGGAATCGTTAATTGACgaacagcagcaacaacaaaatagaaatacCTTTGCAACTAATGACCCATATATCAAATCGATTTATCAATCTTTCcatgaaaaattgttgaatcaaattgaattcacTAAACTGACAATTATTTTACATATTGCTGATAGGTTGATTATTCCCATCGATGAGTGTCTTAAACTATGTGATCAAGGTAAAGGTGATCCAATTaatgttaataaatttatggAATTAATTGTTGCTCAATATAACAAATTGTATAGACAATGGTTGGAAGGAATAATTGGACCCAATAGTATTAAGGAATACCAAGATTTATGTAACAAAATTGGTAAACCCAATGGAGAAGATATCATTCAGTATTATAATCAGTTGACTAGGTTGAAAAGTTTGGTTATGTGA
- a CDS encoding uncharacterized protein (Ortholog(s) have role in endoplasmic reticulum tubular network maintenance, nuclear pore complex assembly and Golgi apparatus, cortical endoplasmic reticulum, integral component of endoplasmic reticulum membrane, mitochondrion localization), giving the protein MSTSIPTESPLTTNNTTTTTAADISTTSGTTATPAQASVPTSTSSIADTHHSSCSTTDFLTWKNPIKTGKVFGSLVFGLIVLKTVNLFNIFFHLAYIGLLISAAAEYSGKLITGKGFLANFKPTGKLYAKRFNDEVLPELANFNVHLEESFNKIVYSHDIETTLKAAGISYILYKLTSWFSLYTLIFIFVVLIFTVPVIYKTYKKEIDAAVADITKTIKTKSAEFTEKAHKAAGPHIDTLIKKTGPIGSFIQSKLPVRTAGSTVGDSKATSYGTDADKSIAGTTSATGTSSATANSTTVPVSVPAATSATSAEPISTGHSTGASQFPSAPTSGLHPSTVEDVIKQASEEADEFADTTQESFKPTLH; this is encoded by the coding sequence atGTCTACATCAATTCCTACTGAATCACCACTTACTACCAAtaacaccaccactaccactgCTGCTGACATCAGCACCACTAGTGGTACTACTGCAACTCCAGCTCAAGCTTCAGTTccaacttcaacttcatcaattgCTGATACTCATCATTCATCTTGTTCAACCACTGATTTTTTGACTTGGAAGAACCCAATCAAAACTGGTAAAGTTTTTGGTTCCCTTGTTTTTGGTTTGATTGTCTTGAAAACtgtcaatttattcaatatctttttcCATTTAGCTTACATTGGTTTATTGATCTCTGCTGCTGCTGAATATTCCGGTAAATTGATTACTGGTAAAGGGTTCCTTGCTAATTTCAAACCAACTGGTAAATTGTACGCTAAAAGATTCAATGATGAAGTATTGCCAGAATTGGCCAACTTTAATGTGCATTTGGAAGAAagttttaataaaattgtcTATTCACATGACATTGAAACCACTTTGAAAGCTGCTGGTATTTcttatattttatataaattgacTTCATGGTTTTCATTGTACACtttgattttcattttcGTTGTGTTGATTTTCACCGTTCCTGTCATTTACAAAACTTACAAGAAGGAAATTGATGCTGCTGTTGCCGATATTACCAAGACCATTAAAACCAAGTCTGCTGAATTTACTGAAAAGGCTCATAAAGCTGCTGGTCCACATATTGATACTTTAATCAAGAAAACTGGTCCAATTGGAAGCTTTATTCAATCTAAACTCCCAGTCAGAACTGCTGGTTCCACTGTTGGTGACTCAAAGGCAACATCTTATGGTACTGATGCTGACAAAAGTATCGCTGGTACTACTTCTGCTACTGGTACTTCTTCTGCTACTGCTAACTCAACTACTGTTCCTGTTTCCGTTCCTGCTGCTACTTCTGCTACTTCTGCTGAACCAATTTCAACTGGTCATTCCACTGGTGCTTCTCAATTCCCAAGTGCTCCAACTTCTGGTTTACACCCAAGTACCGTTGAAGATGTTATCAAACAAGCTTCCGAAGAAGCCGATGAATTTGCTGACACTACTCAAGAATCATTTAAACCAACTTTACATTAA
- a CDS encoding tRNA (guanine46-N7)-methyltransferase (Ortholog(s) have tRNA (guanine-N7-)-methyltransferase activity, role in tRNA methylation and nucleolus, tRNA methyltransferase complex localization) → MSEATDKQKQVSAETPLERDLKSKQQSIAATKRKQYRDDKSQIRKQARFEVSTTPEPEQSDSSATTATITELPKKRYYRQRAHSNPFSDHRLEYPKSPESMDWSNLYPKQYDISKVEIADIGCGYGGLMIKLGPQFPKSLILGLEIRVQVTQYVEDRIIALRKNQEIINDKKKKESGGGTGDGDDNDYSYQNIAVLRGNAMKFLPNFFVKGQLSKMFFCFPDPHFKQRKHKARIITNTLLSEYAYVLREGGVVYTITDVEDLHNWMVKHLDEHPLFERLSKEWEDQDKCVEIMYNATEEGQKVTRNKGSKWVACYKRLPSPDDCE, encoded by the coding sequence ATGTCTGAAGCCACTGATAAACAAAAGCAAGTATCAGCTGAAACTCCTTTAGAAAGAGATCTCAAGtcaaaacaacaatcaatagCAGCaactaaaagaaaacaatatcGTGATGATAAATCTCAAATACGAAAACAAGCTAGATTTGAAGTATCAACTACTCCAGAACCGGAACAAAGTGACTCTTCAGCCACAACAGCAACCATTACTGAGTTACCGAAAAAGAGATATTATCGTCAAAGGGCTCATTCAAATCCATTTTCTGATCATAGATTAGAATATCCTAAGAGTCCTGAATCAATGGATTGGTCAAATTTATATCCTAAACAATACGATATTAGTAAAGTTGAAATTGCTGATATTGGATGTGGATATGGTGGATTAATGATTAAATTAGGTCCACAATTCCCgaaatcattgattttggGGTTGGAAATTAGAGTTCAGGTGACTCAATATGTGGAGGATCGTATTATTGCATTAAGAAagaatcaagaaattataaacgacaaaaagaagaaggaaagtggtggtggtactggtgatggtgatgacAATGATTATAGTTATCAAAACATTGCTGTGTTGAGAGGTAATGCCATGAAGTTTTTACCAAATTTCTTTGTTAAAGgacaattatcaaaaatgtttttttgtttcccTGATCCTCATTTCAAACAACGTAAACATAAAGCAAGAATTATAACAAATACTTTACTAAGTGAATATGCATATGTATTGAGAGAAGGTGGAGTGGTTTATACTATCACTGATGTTGAAGATTTGCATAATTGGATGGTTAAACATTTGGATGAACACCcattatttgaaagattAAGTAAAGAATGGGAAGATCAAGATAAATGTGTTGAAATAATGTATAATGCAACTGAAGAAGGACAAAAAGTGACTCGTAATAAAGGTTCAAAATGGGTCGCATGCTATAAGAGATTGCCGAGCCCTGATGACTGTGAATAG
- a CDS encoding mitochondrial 54S ribosomal protein uL10m (Ortholog(s) have structural constituent of ribosome activity and mitochondrial large ribosomal subunit localization) — protein MLSSKLINTGILRNTTRISVTQWSKSFSTSIISGNQYADFIPANAEQEQFLTRQTEKPLFSRKTYLIDFYKHLYDNNEILLFVHHNNLNKSDNKRYRQELFKSGANLHVIKSSMFKLLLRSINEADPAQKGMSAKNKDKVHDLDPLLAGPTAIITIPKSDPQVVTSVMKVLKSANERLLLIGAKIENNVMNLDEINQFKTLPTKESLQGQLVGLLTMAGGAGLVRTLETPGKVLYLNLDQRKKDMEGPKQEEKTENKE, from the coding sequence ATGTTGTCTTCTAAACTTATTAATACTGGTATATTACGAAATACTACCAGAATATCGGTGACTCAATGGTCAAAATCATTTTCCACCTCAATAATCTCTGGCAATCAATACGCTGACTTTATACCTGCCAATGCCGAACAAGAGCAATTTTTAACTAGACAAACTGAAAAACCATTATTTTCCAGAAAGActtatttaattgatttttacAAGCATTTATACGATAACAATGAAATCTTGTTATTCGTTCACCATaacaatttaaacaaatcCGACAATAAGAGATATCGACAAGAATTGTTCAAATCGGGAGCAAACTTACATGTTATTAAATCTAGTAtgttcaaattattattgagATCTATCAATGAGGCTGACCCAGCACAAAAGGGAATGTCGGCAAAGAATAAAGATAAAGTCCATGACTTGGATCCATTACTTGCTGGACCAACGGCAATTATAACAATTCCAAAGAGTGATCCTCAAGTAGTCACATCAGTGATGAAAGTTTTAAAGAGTGCCAATGAAAGATTACTTTTAATTGGAGCCaagattgaaaataatgTAATGAAtcttgatgaaattaatcaGTTCAAAACTTTACCTACTAAGGAATCTTTACAAGGACAATTGGTTGGATTATTGACTATGGCTGGTGGTGCTGGATTAGTCAGAACTTTGGAAACACCTGGAAAGGtattatatttgaatttggatcaaagaaagaaagatatGGAGGGTCctaaacaagaagaaaaaacagaaaacaaAGAGTAG
- the DCR1 gene encoding ribonuclease III (Putative Dicer RNAse involved in RNA interference, similar to S. cerevisiae Rnt1p but orthologous to S. castellii Dcr1p, which is not conserved in S. cerevisiae), with product MSSFSQKNLAAQNIAETANKGFMSYINNWTSTSQQEDNKVISSNLDDPLSVSDIDSDTSMSSNNSSKNHHSSKRSSPAPVPSTVTKKTKITDKYLKELSAYHEPVFDKPPPTTIGILDMNQLEHSTKTMQKCVSSILEKAPNCNQLQYLIESDEIDNGIRLELQDNPLIDTASKLKSLHEIGKLPILDQIINDEVKISDDDLKKLKKIPAKSNSVKVNSPRDVVPEIASTGVHHDMPPLPPINDPKLFERVFIHKSTVNNKQYLEANHLLHSHNERLEFYGDSILNNLATLIIFKEFPDSTEGDLSKIRSKLVSNKTLIKIAFQYGFDKKLRSRISDDVLKTGDKKIFADVFEAYIGALAMERGFDLEDVKEWLAKVYAPLIHELKIEYIEEPIDREAKSKLYGLIGQDDLHPVYNTLQMGDGIHNKFIVQCTINGEELGRGTANNLKEAGLRAAMAGLNNNEVLKKYFVARQQIERPIKLQRLERENAKKREVAERLEQERNNLPSTPSSPIRTSMFPISVNENEPLDIDAKNKLYGILGRKIGDKPAYLTSQINGNLFKVVLCIRGITICETTDPSKKKAMARAAQTLLENESAMREICKDFRTKDSPE from the coding sequence ATGTCATCGTTTTCTCAAAAAAATCTAGCAGCACAAAATATAGCAGAAACTGCCAACAAAGGGTTTATGAGTTACATCAACAACTGGACATCTACCAGTCAACAAGAAGATAATAAAgtaatttcatcaaatctTGACGATCCTTTAAGTGTATCAGATATAGATTCCGACACCAGTATGCTGAGTAATAACAGTTCGAAAAACCATCACTCATCGAAAAGATCGAGTCCCGCTCCAGTACCTTCTACTGTTACAAAGAAGACAAAGATCACcgataaatatttgaaagaacTTCTGGCATATCATGAACCGGTGTTTGATAAGCCGCctccaacaacaataggAATCTTAGATATGAATCAGTTAGAGCATTCTACTAAAACCATGCAAAAATGCGTGTCCAGTATACTTGAAAAGGCACCTAATTGCAACCAATTACAATATCTCATTGAATCAGACGAGATAGATAATGGTATTAGACTTGAATTACAGGACAATCCATTGATAGACACGGcatcaaaattgaaatcattacATGAAATTGGGAAGTTACCAATTTTGGAccaaatcatcaatgatGAAGTCAAAATAAGTGAcgatgatttgaaaaaattgaaaaaaatacctGCTAAATCTAATTCAGTCAAAGTAAATTCACCTCGTGATGTTGTACCAGAAATTGCATCTACAGGGGTTCACCATGATATGCCACCGTTACCACCAATAAATGACCCTAAATTGTTTGAACGGGTCTTTATTCATAAATCCACagtcaacaacaagcaaTATCTTGAAGCTAACCATTTATTACATAGTCATAATGAAAGATTGGAATTCTACGGTGACTctattttaaataatttagcGACTCTTATAATTTTCAAAGAGTTTCCTGATTCTACTGAAGGTGACTTATCGAAAATTAGATCAAAATTAGTTAGCAACAAaacattaattaaaattgcCTTTCAATATGGATTTGACAAAAAGTTACGTTCCAGAATAAGTGATGATGTATTGAAAACTGgtgataaaaaaatatttgctGATGTATTTGAAGCATATATCGGAGCATTAGCAATGGAGAGGGGTTTCGATTTGGAAGATGTCAAAGAATGGTTAGCAAAAGTGTATGCACCATTGATTCATGAgttgaaaattgaatacATTGAGGAGCCAATTGATAGAGAAGccaaatccaaattataTGGACTTATTGGCCAAGATGATTTACATCCAGTATATAATACTCTTCAGATGGGTGATGGTATtcataataaatttatagTTCAATGCACCATCAATGGAGAAGAGTTGGGTCGTGGTACAGcaaacaatttgaaagaGGCAGGGTTAAGAGCTGCCATGGCAggattaaataataatgaagttttgaaaaaatactTTGTGGCACgccaacaaattgaaagacCAATTAAATTACAACGACTCGAAAGAGAAAATGCCAAAAAGAGGGAGGTCGCAGAAAGATTAGAACAAGAAAGGAATAACCTTCCTTCTACACCGCTGTCGCCAATTAGAACCTCAATGTTTCCTATTTCagttaatgaaaatgaaccATTGGACATTGATGcgaaaaacaaattatatGGTATCCTTGGTAGAAAAATTGGTGACAAACCAGCTTACCTTACATCTCAGATAAATGGTAATTTGTTCAAAGTTGTGTTATGTATTAGAGGCATTACGATCTGTGAAACAACTGACCCATCGAAAAAGAAAGCCATGGCCAGAGCAGCTCAAACATTGTTAGAAAATGAAAGTGCAATGAGAGAAATCTGTAAAGATTTCCGAACTAAGGACTCACCagaataa
- the AGP3 gene encoding Agp3p (Putative serine transporter; possible role in assimilation of sulfur; F-12/CO2 early biofilm induced) — protein MSEPTKNLESIRSQELDSDHSISYDSTTGLKHGLKDRHLSLIALAGIIGPGIMIGASLALASGPAALLLGFGIIGIVAFCMMQSLGEIATMYPTGATFSTLGAKFVDYSWGGAVGWNYVIIWIAVLANEYNTTASVLQFWGPQVPLYGYVLILWAVFTAFQFLGVSVWGEFEFWLALTKIVGLVAFYIFSIIYCAGGVKGTKAFGFHYWNDPGPFANGFKSFVSTLTFASTFYSGCEVTAIAASEAKNPSRALPKAIKQTFWRILIVYLGIAISYGLTVPYDDPRLSKGSKTLKSPMTIAIQRAGWDGGAHLINAFIIVVCISAISSSIYTGSRSMVNLANEGCAPSILKRVNGQGVPYAAVILMSTLGLISLMNQSTGAANAYQYIVNLSGVAVFIVWGNVCFYHIRFRQAMKLQGRSLDEIPFKGMLYPYLPILGLALNVILALIQGWSYFKPFDAGNWVDAYILLPFFFVLYFGFKLWHKSKWVNLEEVDLDEGRREDDEKGVDNNKWMI, from the coding sequence ATGTCTGAACCGACTAAAAATTTGGAACTGATACGGTCACAAGAACTAGATAGTGACCACTCAATATCGTATGACTCGACCACTGGTCTTAAACATGGATTAAAAGATCGACATCTAAGTTTAATTGCTCTTGCTGGGATTATTGGACCTGGTATCATGATTGGGGCAAGTTTGGCATTGGCTTCTGGTCCTGCAGCTTTATTGTTGGGGTTCGGAATCATTGGTATAGTGGCATTTTGTATGATGCAAAGTCTTGGTGAAATCGCCACCATGTACCCAACGGGAGCAACATTTTCCACCTTGGGAgcaaaatttgttgattattcTTGGGGTGGTGCTGTTGGTTGGAATTATGTGATTATCTGGATAGCAGTTTTAGCTAATGAGTATAATACTACAGCTTCTGTGTTGCAATTTTGGGGACCACAAGTACCTCTTTATGGATATGTGTTAATATTATGGGCCGTGTTTACTGCTTTCCAATTCTTGGGAGTTTCAGTATGGGGAGAGTTTGAATTTTGGTTAGCTTTAACTAAAATTGTTGGATTAGTTGCCTTCTACatattttctattatttattgtGCTGGTGGGGTTAAGGGAACTAAAGCTTTTGGTTTCCATTATTGGAATGACCCAGGGCCATTTGCTAATGGATTCAAATCATTTGTATCAACATTAACTTTTGCTAGTACTTTCTACTCTGGTTGTGAAGTGACAGCAATCGCCGCCTCAGAAGCTAAAAACCCGAGTCGAGCATTACCTAAAGCCATCAAACAAACTTTCTGGAGAATCTTGATTGTCTACCTTGGAATTGCCATTAGCTATGGGTTGACAGTTCCCTATGACGACCCAAGATTATCAAAAGGTTCCAAAACTTTGAAATCACCAATGACAATTGCTATTCAAAGAGCAGGTTGGGATGGTGGTGCCCATTTGATTAATGcctttattattgttgtctGTATTCTGGCTATTAGTTCTTCAATTTACACTGGTTCTAGATCTATGGTTAATTTGGCAAATGAAGGATGTGCTCCAAGTATTCTTAAACGAGTAAATGGTCAGGGTGTTCCCTATGCTGCAGTTATCTTAATGAGTACATTAGGGTTAATCTcattaatgaatcaaaGTACAGGTGCTGCCAATGCTTATCAATACATTGTCAATCTTTCTGGTGTCGCTGTGTTTATTGTGTGGGGTAACGTTTGTTTTTATCATATTAGATTTAGACAAGCAATGAAATTACAAGGTCGTTCATTAGACGAAATACCATTCAAAGGGATGTTGTATCCTTATTTACCAATACTAGGGCTAGCTTTAAACGTTATTTTAGCTTTAATTCAAGGTTGGTCATATTTCAAACCATTTGATGCTGGAAATTGGGTAGATGCATATATATTGTTgccatttttctttgtatTATATTTTGGATTTAAACTTTGGCATAAATCGAAATGGGTCAATTTGGAAGAAGTCGATTTAGATGAAGGTAGAAGAGAAGACGATGAAAAAGGAGTAGACAATAACAAATGGATGATATAA